One genomic window of Dehalococcoidia bacterium includes the following:
- a CDS encoding cobyric acid synthase: MRGRTLMIQGTGSSVGKSIMVAALCRIMHQDGFRVAPYKSQNMALNSFVTRDGGEMGRAQVVQAEAAGIEPTVDMNPVLLKPEADARAQVVVMGKPFTTTSAYDYYKLTPELFPIVEKSLNRLRDEYDIVIIEGAGSPAEINLRRFEIVNMSIAKLAQAPVLLVGDIDKGGVFAQLMGTVVLLEEEEASLLKGFIINKFRGDVSILKPGLDYLEERTSIPVLGVVPYYHDIMINEEDSIYREPISEWDRKTGIDIAVVHLPRISNSTDFEPLQQEAGVRVRYITMPWQMDNPDLIIIPGSKSTISDLSHIKGTGLASAIVEKARSGTPVIGICGGFQMLGWRIDDPERIESEHSQVEGLGLLDIVTDFESAKTTHQIKAKIVAGKGLFRGLEGETLTGYEIHMGQSRRGSTAPAFEIIQRSDSEKSHPDGAVGNEGMIFGTYLHGLFDNERFRRALLRNIKPSYEISGAPPDLPSGDEQYNKLADLVRQSLDIERIYQICGLKG; encoded by the coding sequence ATGCGAGGCAGAACATTGATGATTCAGGGAACCGGCTCTTCGGTGGGCAAGAGCATCATGGTGGCTGCTTTGTGTCGGATCATGCACCAGGACGGCTTTCGGGTAGCGCCTTACAAGTCGCAAAACATGGCGCTGAATTCATTCGTGACCAGAGACGGCGGCGAGATGGGGAGAGCCCAGGTGGTTCAGGCCGAGGCAGCCGGCATCGAGCCGACGGTGGATATGAACCCGGTGCTGCTTAAGCCGGAGGCGGATGCCAGAGCACAGGTGGTAGTGATGGGGAAACCCTTTACAACTACCAGCGCCTACGATTACTACAAACTCACTCCCGAACTCTTCCCCATTGTGGAAAAGTCCCTCAACCGCCTGCGAGACGAATACGATATTGTCATCATCGAAGGGGCGGGCAGTCCGGCCGAGATCAACCTCCGGCGATTCGAGATCGTGAACATGTCCATTGCTAAACTGGCCCAGGCGCCGGTTCTGCTGGTTGGGGATATCGATAAGGGCGGTGTCTTTGCCCAGCTGATGGGTACCGTTGTGCTCCTGGAAGAAGAGGAAGCAAGCCTCCTGAAAGGTTTCATCATCAACAAATTCCGCGGCGATGTCTCCATTCTCAAACCGGGGCTTGACTATCTGGAAGAGCGCACCAGCATACCTGTCCTCGGCGTTGTTCCCTACTATCACGACATCATGATCAACGAAGAAGACTCCATTTATCGGGAGCCCATTTCGGAATGGGACCGAAAAACCGGGATTGACATTGCAGTGGTGCATCTACCGCGGATTTCCAATTCCACCGACTTCGAACCCTTGCAGCAAGAGGCTGGGGTAAGAGTTCGTTATATCACCATGCCCTGGCAGATGGATAACCCTGATCTTATCATCATACCCGGCAGCAAGAGCACCATCTCCGATCTCTCCCACATCAAGGGAACGGGTCTGGCTAGTGCGATCGTGGAAAAGGCCAGGTCGGGAACGCCGGTTATCGGCATTTGCGGCGGCTTTCAGATGCTGGGCTGGCGGATCGACGACCCTGAGCGAATCGAATCGGAGCACTCACAGGTGGAAGGATTGGGGTTGCTCGATATCGTTACGGATTTCGAGAGCGCGAAAACCACTCATCAGATCAAAGCCAAAATCGTAGCCGGAAAGGGTCTGTTCCGGGGACTGGAAGGCGAAACACTGACGGGTTATGAGATTCACATGGGGCAGTCTCGCCGCGGAAGCACCGCTCCGGCTTTTGAGATTATCCAAAGATCGGATTCAGAAAAAAGCCACCCGGATGGCGCGGTGGGAAACGAGGGCATGATTTTCGGCACCTACCTGCACGGGCTTTTCGATAATGAACGGTTCCGAAGGGCGCTGCTCCGAAATATCAAGCCGAGCTATGAGATATCGGGAGCGCCGCCTGACCTGCCATCCGGAGACGAGCAATACAACAAGCTCGCCGACCTGGTGCGGCAGAGCTTGGACATCGAGCGCATTTATCAGATATGCGGCCTCAAGGGATAA
- a CDS encoding response regulator, protein MEDARVLLVEDDPNDAELVIHVLKKNNIAKDIHVVGDGKEALDFLFCRGAYSGRNFASRPDLVILDLKLPHVFGLKVLQEVKENVFTKPIPIVVLTSSDIDYDITSAYELGVNSYIQKPLEFEKFQEAVKMIGRYWLDFNKRPIYKRPVSSEDSRMILTGVK, encoded by the coding sequence ATGGAAGATGCTCGTGTATTGCTAGTGGAAGATGACCCCAACGATGCGGAACTGGTTATTCACGTACTCAAAAAGAACAACATCGCCAAAGATATTCATGTGGTTGGGGACGGAAAGGAGGCTTTGGACTTCCTGTTCTGCCGGGGAGCCTATTCGGGAAGGAATTTCGCCAGCCGCCCGGATCTGGTCATCCTCGATCTCAAACTCCCCCATGTATTCGGACTCAAGGTGCTCCAGGAGGTCAAAGAAAACGTCTTCACCAAGCCGATTCCCATAGTTGTGCTGACATCCTCTGATATCGATTATGACATAACGAGTGCATATGAGCTGGGGGTGAACAGCTATATCCAAAAGCCGCTGGAATTTGAGAAGTTCCAGGAAGCAGTGAAGATGATCGGGCGATACTGGTTGGACTTCAACAAGCGGCCGATCTACAAGCGACCGGTTTCAAGCGAAGACAGCCGAATGATACTGACTGGCGTCAAATGA
- a CDS encoding ATP-binding protein, which produces MNQVRNSALADAAPVSWRHSPWLQRYVPIALLTTTGLMVTAVIFRMVEESEWEVAAAGVAFTALFAAYLVILTGRTAEVEGMVARRTIELEMEIGERKQAEAKIQEQYVDIQIHTLELEAANDDLRQTQQKLLEANLNLEKKVKDRTAELEAANDELKAFTYSVSHDLRAPLRHINGFSRILLNECQDQLPEYAKSYLLKIGDSASSLGALVDGLLNLSRINRENIIIKRVDLNGILDEVIADLRSETASRDINLKIQQLPQVECDPVLIKQVLVNLLSNAIKFTRNTKRTVIEVKPLPDAKPGFMVRDNGAGFDMEYADKLFGVFERMHKKSDFEGNGIGLATVKRIVVHHNGRVWAESTVNRGSTFYVELPAPPAKELKEE; this is translated from the coding sequence ATGAACCAAGTGAGGAACTCCGCGCTGGCAGATGCAGCACCTGTTAGTTGGCGTCACTCGCCGTGGCTACAGAGGTATGTCCCGATTGCTCTGCTGACGACAACCGGCCTGATGGTGACTGCGGTTATTTTTCGAATGGTGGAGGAATCGGAATGGGAAGTGGCAGCGGCAGGTGTGGCCTTTACTGCCCTATTTGCCGCTTACCTGGTGATACTGACAGGCCGTACCGCCGAAGTCGAAGGAATGGTAGCCAGGCGCACCATAGAGCTGGAAATGGAAATCGGCGAGCGTAAGCAAGCCGAGGCAAAGATTCAAGAACAGTATGTTGATATCCAGATTCACACACTAGAACTGGAGGCAGCAAACGATGATCTGCGCCAGACGCAGCAGAAACTCCTTGAAGCCAATCTGAACCTCGAGAAAAAGGTCAAGGATCGAACAGCCGAATTGGAGGCCGCCAACGACGAGCTGAAAGCATTCACCTATTCCGTCTCTCATGACCTCCGCGCGCCTCTTCGCCATATCAATGGATTCTCCCGGATTCTGCTGAACGAATGCCAGGACCAATTACCTGAATATGCCAAATCCTACCTTCTCAAGATTGGCGACAGCGCATCCAGTCTAGGCGCTCTGGTGGATGGGCTATTGAATTTGTCAAGAATCAATCGTGAGAACATCATCATTAAAAGGGTAGATTTGAACGGGATTCTCGATGAGGTAATAGCCGATCTTCGCTCTGAAACGGCAAGTAGAGACATCAATCTCAAAATTCAGCAGCTTCCGCAGGTTGAGTGTGACCCGGTGCTGATCAAGCAAGTGCTGGTGAATCTCCTTTCAAACGCGATCAAGTTTACTCGGAATACTAAACGCACGGTTATTGAGGTGAAGCCTTTGCCGGATGCCAAACCCGGGTTTATGGTCCGAGACAATGGTGCCGGGTTCGACATGGAATATGCCGATAAGCTGTTTGGAGTGTTCGAGCGCATGCATAAGAAAAGCGATTTCGAAGGGAATGGCATCGGCCTGGCGACAGTCAAGCGGATTGTAGTCCATCATAACGGCCGGGTTTGGGCCGAAAGCACAGTCAACAGAGGTTCCACATTCTATGTGGAGTTGCCCGCACCGCCCGCGAAAGAACTCAAGGAGGAATAG
- the cobU gene encoding bifunctional adenosylcobinamide kinase/adenosylcobinamide-phosphate guanylyltransferase, whose amino-acid sequence MDKRSILILGGARSGKSRLAQEMAGTISKKILFVATAEPLDKDMSVRIAKHKSERPRSWKTLEVPTNIAAGIEKHIADSEVVLIDCLTLLVTNLFLGDDRGFSDSPEIDMQEAEKRITAEVESLIELTQKHDAVFIIVSNEVGLGLVPENRLGRLYRDLLGRANQIMAMHVDEVYFMVAGIPLKIKG is encoded by the coding sequence GTGGATAAGAGAAGCATCCTGATTCTCGGCGGGGCCCGCAGCGGAAAAAGCCGATTGGCCCAGGAGATGGCCGGCACTATCAGCAAGAAGATTCTCTTTGTGGCAACAGCCGAACCGCTCGATAAGGATATGAGCGTCCGAATCGCTAAACACAAGAGCGAACGGCCTCGATCCTGGAAAACCCTGGAGGTTCCCACGAATATCGCCGCCGGGATCGAGAAGCACATAGCGGATTCAGAGGTGGTGTTGATTGACTGCCTGACGCTGCTCGTCACTAATCTGTTCCTGGGAGATGATCGAGGGTTTTCCGATTCCCCGGAGATCGATATGCAGGAGGCCGAGAAACGGATCACAGCCGAGGTGGAATCCTTGATCGAACTCACACAAAAGCACGATGCCGTCTTCATCATCGTTTCTAACGAGGTTGGCCTGGGACTGGTGCCGGAAAACCGGCTGGGAAGACTCTATCGGGACCTCCTGGGGCGGGCCAATCAGATCATGGCCATGCATGTCGATGAGGTCTATTTCATGGTCGCCGGTATTCCTTTGAAAATAAAGGGGTGA
- a CDS encoding hydrogenase iron-sulfur subunit: MSVFEPRVVAFCCHFCAYSAADLAGSMRLEYAPNVRIVKLMCTGKVDALLLLKAFEDGADAVYVAGCEEGDCHFLEGNLRATKQVDRARKMLEEVGIEGDRLRMYPIGASDAPSFAAAANEMTEKARQLGPSPLKKEG, translated from the coding sequence GTGAGCGTTTTTGAACCCAGGGTAGTCGCCTTTTGCTGTCACTTCTGCGCCTATTCGGCTGCCGATCTGGCAGGCTCGATGCGCCTGGAATATGCCCCGAATGTTCGCATCGTGAAATTGATGTGCACCGGGAAAGTCGACGCCCTGCTGCTGCTTAAGGCCTTCGAGGATGGCGCAGACGCCGTGTATGTGGCTGGTTGCGAAGAAGGGGATTGTCACTTTCTGGAAGGGAATCTGCGGGCGACCAAACAGGTCGACCGCGCCCGGAAGATGCTGGAAGAAGTGGGAATCGAAGGGGATCGATTGAGAATGTATCCCATCGGCGCATCGGATGCGCCGTCATTCGCCGCTGCTGCTAACGAGATGACCGAGAAAGCGCGGCAGCTTGGCCCGAGTCCGTTAAAGAAGGAAGGCTAA